Proteins from a genomic interval of Equus quagga isolate Etosha38 chromosome 13, UCLA_HA_Equagga_1.0, whole genome shotgun sequence:
- the WDR62 gene encoding WD repeat-containing protein 62 isoform X3: protein MAAIGPGGFARNDAVEKLPSVMAGVSARRGQSSPPPAPPVCLRRRTRPLAAPEETMQNRVSLEKVLGITAQNSNGLTCDPGTGHVAYLAGCVVVILNPKENKQQHIFNTARKSLSALAFSPDGKYIVTGENGHRPAVRIWDVDEKSQVAEMLGHKYGVACVAFSPNMKHIVSMGYQHDMVLNVWDWKKGILVASNKVSCRVIALSFSEDSSYFVTVGNRHVRFWFLEVSTEAKVTGTVPLVGRSGILGELHNNVFCGVACGRGRMAGNTFCVSYSGLLCQFNEKRVLEKWINLKVSLSSCLCVSQELIFCGCTDGIVRIFQAHSLHYLANLPKPHYLGVDVAQGLEPSFLFHRKAEAVYPDTVALTFDPIHQWLSCVYKDHSIYIWDVKDINKVGKMWSELFHSSYVWNVEVYPEFEDQRACLPSGSFLTCSSDNTIRFWNMDSSPDSHWQKNIFSNTLLKVVYVENDIQHLQDMSHFPDRGSENGTPLDVKAGVRVMQVSPDGQHLASGDRSGNLRIHELHFMDELVKVEAHDAEVLCLEYSKPETGLTLLASASRDRLIHVLNVEKNYNLEQTLDDHSSSITAIKFAGTRDIQMISCGADKSIYFRSAQQASDGLHFVRTHHVAEKTTLYDMDIDITQKYVAVACQDRNVRVYNTVNGKQKKCYKGSQGDEGSLLKVHVDPSGTFLATSCSDKSISVIDFYSGECIAKMFGHSEIVTSMKFTYDCRHLITVSGDSCVFIWHLGPELTNCMKQHLLEIDRREQQRQETKDGMWSSQPRQETYVSMPSETCSLSPGEQTEDELEDECEPEELLKTPSKESLDPDPQCLLTNGKLPLWAKRLLGDDDDVVDGSAFHARRSYQPHGRWAERADQEPLKTILDARDLDCYFTPMKPESLEDSLLDTVEPQSPAGLLSESESSEASELIIYSPEAEVTVTGTDSEDCAKEGMREPGDQQGDSYLQVPSIGLKHQSPPEDSGESEADLECSFATIHSSPPQPDPDPRFDVPMPPTPGCPGTAEELSQPEVPSISNGSLPQTPEQEKFLRHHFETLTDAPPEELFHGSLRDVQASEAEDYFNPRLSISAQFLSRLQNTSRFTHTCPPQLPLHLGKPPEVKQSDFRGSQPRAEPPRVDAGCTSPGRTSVLSVGMAEEPLEPLEAWCPLTPCLTGLPPCVPSSSVLPTDRKPLTPTALPTPGLAQEVCTPSTRSYLQTTASSRAKMSRSISLEDRESPVLAELPRPLCRPSSMGELASLGQDLQAVSTAAPSSDSKAQEPALPSWGNHEARASLKLTLSNICDELLLPPPLLEPPTTCVWSQEPVATQPDVMAATASFLAHSPMDGSTLRLHNSAFLPRLPAPEPLNTPAHPNKPPLPEASPGAPGNITSLLEPTPDAPSLLQGSPRRWGEPGMPAPLELSSVETIVHRLQTTFQEALDLYHLVVSSDQVSAEQRQARTELASTFHWIHCQLEANDWLLGTDVAPDQALPSPGPPSPPTLCPLASPDLHALLEHYSELLVQAVRRKARGD, encoded by the exons GAAGTCTCTGAGTGCTCTGGCCTTCTCCCCTGATGGGAAGTACATAGTGACGGGGGAG AACGGGCACAGGCCTGCCGTGCGCATCTGGGACGTGGATGAGAAGAGTCAGGTGGCAGAGATGCTGGGCCACAAATACGGCGTGGCCTGTGTGGCCTTCTCCCCCAACATGAAGCACATCGTGTCCATGGGCTACCAGCACGATATGGTGCTCAACGTCTGGGACTGGAAG AAAGGCATTTTGGTGGCTTCCAACAAGGTCTCATGCAGAGTTATCGCCCTCTCCTTCTCCGAGGACAGCAGCTATTTTGTCACCGTTGGGAACCGGCATGTGAGGTTCTGGTTCTTGGAAGTCTCCACTGAGGCAAAG GTGACGGGCACGGTGCCCCTCGTGGGGCGCTCAGGCATCCTGGGTGAGCTGCACAACAACGTCTTCTGTGGTGTGGCTTGTGGCCGGGGCCGGATGGCAGGCAATACCTTCTGTGTGTCCTACTCGGGCCTCCTCTGCCAGTTCAACGAGAAGAGGGTACTAGAGAAGTGGATCAACCTAAAG GTCTCCCTGTCTTCCTGCCTCTGTGTCAGCCAGGAGCTCATCTTCTGCGGCTGCACAGATGGGATAGTCCGCATCTTCCAGGCCCACAGCCTGCACTACCTCGCCAACCTGCCCAAGCCACACTACCTCGGGGTGGACGTGGCGCAGGGCCTGGAGCCCAG CTTCCTCTTCCACAGGAAGGCAGAAGCAGTCTACCCAGATACAGTGGCGCTGACCTTCGACCCCATCCACCAGTGGCTGTCCTGCGTGTATAAGGACCACAGCATCTACATCTGGGATGTCAAAGACATCAACAAAGTAGGCAAGATGTGGTCAGAGCTCTTCCACAGCTCCTACGTCTGGAATGTGGAG GTGTATCCTGAGTTTGAAGATCAGAGAGCTTGTCTGCCATCAGGATCTTTTCTGACTTGTTCCTCAGACAACACCATCCGCTTCTGGAACATGGATAGCAGCCCTGACTCTCACTGGCAGAAAAACATCTTCAGTAAT ACCCTGCTGAAGGTAGTGTATGTGGAGAACGACATCCAGCACCTGCAGGACATGTCCCACTTCCCAGACCGAGGGAGCGAGAATGGGACACCTCTGGACGTGAAGGCCGGGGTGCGAGTCATGCAGGTCAGTCCTGACGGCCAGCACTTGGCTTCAGGCGACCGAAGTGGAAATCTGAG GATCCACGAGCTGCACTTCATGGATGAACTGGTCAAGGTGGAGGCCCACGACGCCGAGGTGCTGTGCCTGGAGTACTCCAAGCCCGAGACGG GGCTGACCTTGCTGGCCTCAGCCAGTCGGGACCGACTGATCCACGTGCTGAACGTGGAGAAGAACTACAACCTGGAGCAGACCCTGGACGACCACTCCTCCTCCATCACAGCCATCAAGTTCGCTG GCACCAGAGACATCCAGATGATCAGCTGTGGGGCTGACAAGAGCATCTACTTTCGCAGTGCCCAGCAG GCCTCGGATGGACTACACTTTGTCCGTACCCACCACGTAGCAGAGAAGACCACCTTGTATGACATGGACATTGACATCACCCAGAAGTATGTGGCTGTGGCCTGCCAAGACCGCAATGTAAG agTCTACAACACGGTGAACGGGAAGCAGAAGAAGTGCTATAAGGGCTCCCAGGGTGACGAAGGCTCCCTGCTGAAG GTCCACGTGGACCCCTCAGGCACCTTCCTGGCCACAAGCTGCTCTGACAAAAGCATCTCCGTGATCGACTTTTACTCGGGCGAGTGCATTGCCAAGATGTTTGGCCATTCAG AAATCGTCACCAGCATGAAGTTCACCTATGACTGTCGTCACTTGATCACAGTGTCTGGAGACAG CTGCGTGTTCATCTGGCACCTGGGCCCGGAGCTCACCAACTGCATGAAGCAGCACTTGCTGGAGATCGACCGCCGGGAGCAGCAGCGGCAGGAAACGAAGGACGGGATGTGGAGCAGCCAGCCCAG GCAGGAGACATATGTATCCATGCCCAGTGAGACGTGCTCCCTAAGCCCTGGAGAACAGACGGAGGATGAGCTGGAAGACGAGTGTGAACCTGAAGAGTTGTTGAAGACACCGTCCAAGGAGAGCTTGGATCCAG ATCCTCAGTGCCTGCTGACCAACGGCAAGCTGCCACTCTGGGCAAAGCGGCTG CTAGGAGATGACGATGATGTGGTGGATGGCTCAGCCTTCCATGCCAGGCGCAGCTACCAGCCGCATGGCCGCTGGGCAGAGCGGGCTGACCAGGAGCCCCTCAAGACCATCCTGGATGCCCGGGACCTGGATTGCTACTTTACCCCCATGAAGCCTGAGAGCCTGGAGGACTCCCTTCTGGATACAGTGGAGCCACAGAGCCCGGCGGGCCTGCTGAGCGAG AGCGAGTCCTCTGAGGCCAGCGAGCTCATCATCTACTCCCCAGAGGCGGAGGTGACGGTCACAGGGACAGACAG CGAGGACTGTGCGAAGGAGGGGATGAGGGAGCCCGGAGACCAGCAAGGCGACTCCTACCTCCAGGTCCCCTCCATCGGCTTGAAGCATCAGAGCCCACCGGAGG ACTCAGGGGAGTCAGAGGCCGACTTGGAGTGCAGCTTCGCCACCATCCACTCCTCCCCTCCACAGCCGGACCCAGACCCTCGATTTGATGTGCCAATGCCCCCAACACCAG GATGCCCAGGTACCGCAGAAGAGTTGTCCCAGCCCGAAGTGCCAAGCATTTCCAACGGCTCCCTGCCCCAGACCCCTGAGCAGGAGAAATTCCTCCGCCACCACTTCGAGACACTTACTGACGCCCCCCCTGAGG AGCTCTTCCACGGATCCCTGAGGGACGTGCAGGCCTCTGAGGCTGAGGACTACTTCAATCCCCGGCTGAGCATCTCGGCCCAGTTCCTCTCCCGCCTCCAGAACACATCCAG GTTCACCCACACCTGccctccccagctgcccctgCACCTTGGGAAGCCCCCAGAGGTCAAACAGTCAGACTTCAGAGGGAGCCAGCCCAGAGCAGAGCCCCCAAGAGTGGATGCTGGTTGCACCTCCCCGGGCAGGACCAGT GTTCTCTCTGTGGGGATGGCTGAGGAGCCCCTCGAGCCCCTGGAGGCCTGGTGCCCACTGA CCCCCTGCCTCACAGGCCTGCCACCATGTGTCCCCTCCTCCTCAGTGCTGCCCACAGACAGGAAGCCTCTGACGCCCACAGCCCTACCCACTCCAGGCCTGGCTCAGGAGGTCTGCACCCCCTCCACCCGCTCCTACCTGCAGACCACTGCCAGCTCCCGTGCCAAGATGTCACGTAGCATCTCTCTCGAGGACAGGGAGAGCCCTGTCCTGGCTGAGCTGCCCAGACCCCTCTGCAGACCCTCGTCCATGGGGGAGCTGGCCTCCCTGGGCCAGGATCTCCAGGCTGTCAGCACAGCAGCACCCAGTTCTGACAGCAAGGCCCAAgagcctgccctgccctcctggggcaaCCATGAGGCCCGAGCCAGCCTGAAACTGACCCTGTCGAACATCTGTGATGAGCTcttgctgcccccacccctgctggaGCCTCCTACCACGTGCGTCTGGTCCCAGGAACCTGTAGCCACCCAGCCTGATGTCATGGCCGCAACAGCCAGCTTCCTGGCCCATAGCCCCATGGATGGGAGCACCCTGAGGCTCCACAACTCCGCCTTTCTCCCAAGGCTTCCAGCCCCTGAGCCCCTCAacacccctgcccaccccaacAAGCCCCCGCTTCCAGAGGCCAGTCCTGGGGCCCCTGGCAACATCACCTCCCTCCTGGAGCCCACTCCTG atgCGCCCAGTCTACTGCAGGGCAGCCCCAGACGGTGGGGGGAGCCTGGGATGCCGGCTCCCCTTGAGCTGAGCAGTGTGGAGACCATTGTGCACAGACTGCAGACTACCTTCCAGGAAGCTCTGGACCTTTACCACCTG GTGGTCTCCAGTGACCAGGTGAGCGCTGAGCAGCGGCAGGCACGGACTGAGCTGGCCTCCACCTTCCACTGGATCCACTGCCAGTTAGAGGCCAACGACTGGCTGCTTGGAACTGATGTGGCCCCAgaccaggccctgcccagcccagggccccctTCCCCTCCTACATTGTGCCCCCTTGCCAGCCCCGATTTGCACGCCCTGCTGGAACACTACTCGGAGCTGCTGGTACAGGCTGTGCGGAGGAAGGCCCGGGGGGACTGA
- the WDR62 gene encoding WD repeat-containing protein 62 isoform X5, whose product MTRSSVSLEKVLGITAQNSNGLTCDPGTGHVAYLAGCVVVILNPKENKQQHIFNTARKSLSALAFSPDGKYIVTGENGHRPAVRIWDVDEKSQVAEMLGHKYGVACVAFSPNMKHIVSMGYQHDMVLNVWDWKKGILVASNKVSCRVIALSFSEDSSYFVTVGNRHVRFWFLEVSTEAKVTGTVPLVGRSGILGELHNNVFCGVACGRGRMAGNTFCVSYSGLLCQFNEKRVLEKWINLKVSLSSCLCVSQELIFCGCTDGIVRIFQAHSLHYLANLPKPHYLGVDVAQGLEPSFLFHRKAEAVYPDTVALTFDPIHQWLSCVYKDHSIYIWDVKDINKVGKMWSELFHSSYVWNVEVYPEFEDQRACLPSGSFLTCSSDNTIRFWNMDSSPDSHWQKNIFSNTLLKVVYVENDIQHLQDMSHFPDRGSENGTPLDVKAGVRVMQVSPDGQHLASGDRSGNLRIHELHFMDELVKVEAHDAEVLCLEYSKPETGLTLLASASRDRLIHVLNVEKNYNLEQTLDDHSSSITAIKFAGTRDIQMISCGADKSIYFRSAQQASDGLHFVRTHHVAEKTTLYDMDIDITQKYVAVACQDRNVRVYNTVNGKQKKCYKGSQGDEGSLLKVHVDPSGTFLATSCSDKSISVIDFYSGECIAKMFGHSEIVTSMKFTYDCRHLITVSGDSCVFIWHLGPELTNCMKQHLLEIDRREQQRQETKDGMWSSQPRQETYVSMPSETCSLSPGEQTEDELEDECEPEELLKTPSKESLDPDPQCLLTNGKLPLWAKRLLGDDDDVVDGSAFHARRSYQPHGRWAERADQEPLKTILDARDLDCYFTPMKPESLEDSLLDTVEPQSPAGLLSEPESPREDGCGHPSFLPLQSESSEASELIIYSPEAEVTVTGTDSEDCAKEGMREPGDQQGDSYLQVPSIGLKHQSPPEDSGESEADLECSFATIHSSPPQPDPDPRFDVPMPPTPGCPGTAEELSQPEVPSISNGSLPQTPEQEKFLRHHFETLTDAPPEELFHGSLRDVQASEAEDYFNPRLSISAQFLSRLQNTSRFTHTCPPQLPLHLGKPPEVKQSDFRGSQPRAEPPRVDAGCTSPGRTSVLSVGMAEEPLEPLEAWCPLTPCLTGLPPCVPSSSVLPTDRKPLTPTALPTPGLAQEVCTPSTRSYLQTTASSRAKMSRSISLEDRESPVLAELPRPLCRPSSMGELASLGQDLQAVSTAAPSSDSKAQEPALPSWGNHEARASLKLTLSNICDELLLPPPLLEPPTTCVWSQEPVATQPDVMAATASFLAHSPMDGSTLRLHNSAFLPRLPAPEPLNTPAHPNKPPLPEASPGAPGNITSLLEPTPDAPSLLQGSPRRWGEPGMPAPLELSSVETIVHRLQTTFQEALDLYHLVVSSDQVSAEQRQARTELASTFHWIHCQLEANDWLLGTDVAPDQALPSPGPPSPPTLCPLASPDLHALLEHYSELLVQAVRRKARGD is encoded by the exons GAAGTCTCTGAGTGCTCTGGCCTTCTCCCCTGATGGGAAGTACATAGTGACGGGGGAG AACGGGCACAGGCCTGCCGTGCGCATCTGGGACGTGGATGAGAAGAGTCAGGTGGCAGAGATGCTGGGCCACAAATACGGCGTGGCCTGTGTGGCCTTCTCCCCCAACATGAAGCACATCGTGTCCATGGGCTACCAGCACGATATGGTGCTCAACGTCTGGGACTGGAAG AAAGGCATTTTGGTGGCTTCCAACAAGGTCTCATGCAGAGTTATCGCCCTCTCCTTCTCCGAGGACAGCAGCTATTTTGTCACCGTTGGGAACCGGCATGTGAGGTTCTGGTTCTTGGAAGTCTCCACTGAGGCAAAG GTGACGGGCACGGTGCCCCTCGTGGGGCGCTCAGGCATCCTGGGTGAGCTGCACAACAACGTCTTCTGTGGTGTGGCTTGTGGCCGGGGCCGGATGGCAGGCAATACCTTCTGTGTGTCCTACTCGGGCCTCCTCTGCCAGTTCAACGAGAAGAGGGTACTAGAGAAGTGGATCAACCTAAAG GTCTCCCTGTCTTCCTGCCTCTGTGTCAGCCAGGAGCTCATCTTCTGCGGCTGCACAGATGGGATAGTCCGCATCTTCCAGGCCCACAGCCTGCACTACCTCGCCAACCTGCCCAAGCCACACTACCTCGGGGTGGACGTGGCGCAGGGCCTGGAGCCCAG CTTCCTCTTCCACAGGAAGGCAGAAGCAGTCTACCCAGATACAGTGGCGCTGACCTTCGACCCCATCCACCAGTGGCTGTCCTGCGTGTATAAGGACCACAGCATCTACATCTGGGATGTCAAAGACATCAACAAAGTAGGCAAGATGTGGTCAGAGCTCTTCCACAGCTCCTACGTCTGGAATGTGGAG GTGTATCCTGAGTTTGAAGATCAGAGAGCTTGTCTGCCATCAGGATCTTTTCTGACTTGTTCCTCAGACAACACCATCCGCTTCTGGAACATGGATAGCAGCCCTGACTCTCACTGGCAGAAAAACATCTTCAGTAAT ACCCTGCTGAAGGTAGTGTATGTGGAGAACGACATCCAGCACCTGCAGGACATGTCCCACTTCCCAGACCGAGGGAGCGAGAATGGGACACCTCTGGACGTGAAGGCCGGGGTGCGAGTCATGCAGGTCAGTCCTGACGGCCAGCACTTGGCTTCAGGCGACCGAAGTGGAAATCTGAG GATCCACGAGCTGCACTTCATGGATGAACTGGTCAAGGTGGAGGCCCACGACGCCGAGGTGCTGTGCCTGGAGTACTCCAAGCCCGAGACGG GGCTGACCTTGCTGGCCTCAGCCAGTCGGGACCGACTGATCCACGTGCTGAACGTGGAGAAGAACTACAACCTGGAGCAGACCCTGGACGACCACTCCTCCTCCATCACAGCCATCAAGTTCGCTG GCACCAGAGACATCCAGATGATCAGCTGTGGGGCTGACAAGAGCATCTACTTTCGCAGTGCCCAGCAG GCCTCGGATGGACTACACTTTGTCCGTACCCACCACGTAGCAGAGAAGACCACCTTGTATGACATGGACATTGACATCACCCAGAAGTATGTGGCTGTGGCCTGCCAAGACCGCAATGTAAG agTCTACAACACGGTGAACGGGAAGCAGAAGAAGTGCTATAAGGGCTCCCAGGGTGACGAAGGCTCCCTGCTGAAG GTCCACGTGGACCCCTCAGGCACCTTCCTGGCCACAAGCTGCTCTGACAAAAGCATCTCCGTGATCGACTTTTACTCGGGCGAGTGCATTGCCAAGATGTTTGGCCATTCAG AAATCGTCACCAGCATGAAGTTCACCTATGACTGTCGTCACTTGATCACAGTGTCTGGAGACAG CTGCGTGTTCATCTGGCACCTGGGCCCGGAGCTCACCAACTGCATGAAGCAGCACTTGCTGGAGATCGACCGCCGGGAGCAGCAGCGGCAGGAAACGAAGGACGGGATGTGGAGCAGCCAGCCCAG GCAGGAGACATATGTATCCATGCCCAGTGAGACGTGCTCCCTAAGCCCTGGAGAACAGACGGAGGATGAGCTGGAAGACGAGTGTGAACCTGAAGAGTTGTTGAAGACACCGTCCAAGGAGAGCTTGGATCCAG ATCCTCAGTGCCTGCTGACCAACGGCAAGCTGCCACTCTGGGCAAAGCGGCTG CTAGGAGATGACGATGATGTGGTGGATGGCTCAGCCTTCCATGCCAGGCGCAGCTACCAGCCGCATGGCCGCTGGGCAGAGCGGGCTGACCAGGAGCCCCTCAAGACCATCCTGGATGCCCGGGACCTGGATTGCTACTTTACCCCCATGAAGCCTGAGAGCCTGGAGGACTCCCTTCTGGATACAGTGGAGCCACAGAGCCCGGCGGGCCTGCTGAGCGAG CCCGAGAGTCCCCGGGAGGATGGCTGTGGgcatccctccttcctgcccctacAGAGCGAGTCCTCTGAGGCCAGCGAGCTCATCATCTACTCCCCAGAGGCGGAGGTGACGGTCACAGGGACAGACAG CGAGGACTGTGCGAAGGAGGGGATGAGGGAGCCCGGAGACCAGCAAGGCGACTCCTACCTCCAGGTCCCCTCCATCGGCTTGAAGCATCAGAGCCCACCGGAGG ACTCAGGGGAGTCAGAGGCCGACTTGGAGTGCAGCTTCGCCACCATCCACTCCTCCCCTCCACAGCCGGACCCAGACCCTCGATTTGATGTGCCAATGCCCCCAACACCAG GATGCCCAGGTACCGCAGAAGAGTTGTCCCAGCCCGAAGTGCCAAGCATTTCCAACGGCTCCCTGCCCCAGACCCCTGAGCAGGAGAAATTCCTCCGCCACCACTTCGAGACACTTACTGACGCCCCCCCTGAGG AGCTCTTCCACGGATCCCTGAGGGACGTGCAGGCCTCTGAGGCTGAGGACTACTTCAATCCCCGGCTGAGCATCTCGGCCCAGTTCCTCTCCCGCCTCCAGAACACATCCAG GTTCACCCACACCTGccctccccagctgcccctgCACCTTGGGAAGCCCCCAGAGGTCAAACAGTCAGACTTCAGAGGGAGCCAGCCCAGAGCAGAGCCCCCAAGAGTGGATGCTGGTTGCACCTCCCCGGGCAGGACCAGT GTTCTCTCTGTGGGGATGGCTGAGGAGCCCCTCGAGCCCCTGGAGGCCTGGTGCCCACTGA CCCCCTGCCTCACAGGCCTGCCACCATGTGTCCCCTCCTCCTCAGTGCTGCCCACAGACAGGAAGCCTCTGACGCCCACAGCCCTACCCACTCCAGGCCTGGCTCAGGAGGTCTGCACCCCCTCCACCCGCTCCTACCTGCAGACCACTGCCAGCTCCCGTGCCAAGATGTCACGTAGCATCTCTCTCGAGGACAGGGAGAGCCCTGTCCTGGCTGAGCTGCCCAGACCCCTCTGCAGACCCTCGTCCATGGGGGAGCTGGCCTCCCTGGGCCAGGATCTCCAGGCTGTCAGCACAGCAGCACCCAGTTCTGACAGCAAGGCCCAAgagcctgccctgccctcctggggcaaCCATGAGGCCCGAGCCAGCCTGAAACTGACCCTGTCGAACATCTGTGATGAGCTcttgctgcccccacccctgctggaGCCTCCTACCACGTGCGTCTGGTCCCAGGAACCTGTAGCCACCCAGCCTGATGTCATGGCCGCAACAGCCAGCTTCCTGGCCCATAGCCCCATGGATGGGAGCACCCTGAGGCTCCACAACTCCGCCTTTCTCCCAAGGCTTCCAGCCCCTGAGCCCCTCAacacccctgcccaccccaacAAGCCCCCGCTTCCAGAGGCCAGTCCTGGGGCCCCTGGCAACATCACCTCCCTCCTGGAGCCCACTCCTG atgCGCCCAGTCTACTGCAGGGCAGCCCCAGACGGTGGGGGGAGCCTGGGATGCCGGCTCCCCTTGAGCTGAGCAGTGTGGAGACCATTGTGCACAGACTGCAGACTACCTTCCAGGAAGCTCTGGACCTTTACCACCTG GTGGTCTCCAGTGACCAGGTGAGCGCTGAGCAGCGGCAGGCACGGACTGAGCTGGCCTCCACCTTCCACTGGATCCACTGCCAGTTAGAGGCCAACGACTGGCTGCTTGGAACTGATGTGGCCCCAgaccaggccctgcccagcccagggccccctTCCCCTCCTACATTGTGCCCCCTTGCCAGCCCCGATTTGCACGCCCTGCTGGAACACTACTCGGAGCTGCTGGTACAGGCTGTGCGGAGGAAGGCCCGGGGGGACTGA